Proteins from a genomic interval of Chanodichthys erythropterus isolate Z2021 chromosome 8, ASM2448905v1, whole genome shotgun sequence:
- the fgfr1op2 gene encoding FGFR1 oncogene partner 2 homolog → MTCTLEKVLADAKSLVERLRDHDSAAEILIEQTTLLNKRVEAMKQYQEEIEVLNQVARHRPRSTLVMGIQQENRQIRELQHENKELRSSLEEHQSALELIMSKYREQVFRLLMASKRDDPAIVTQLREQHTNEMQAHIEKINEMATVMRKAIEVDEGRLCEDEERIKRLELENSGLRELLGISREAFLVLKRDDTSDSTSLSPLLTSTDVSLRKS, encoded by the exons ATGACCTGTACACTTGAGAAGGTGCTGGCCGATGCCAAATCACTGGTAGAGAGACTCAGAGACCATGACAGTGCTGCTGAGATCCTGATTGAACAAACCACACTGCTGAATAAGAGAGTGGAGGCCATGAAGCAG TATCAGGAAGAGATCGAGGTGTTGAACCAGGTGGCAAGACATCGGCCGCGCTCTACTCTGGTCATGGGAATCCAGCAGGAAAACCGGCAAATACGGGAACTGCAGCATGAAAACAAAG AGCTTCGCTCGTCACTGGAGGAGCATCAGTCTGCGCTGGAGCTGATCATGAGCAAGTACAGAGAGCAGGTGTTTCGCCTACTGATGGCCAGCAAGAGAGATGATCCTGCTATAGTCACCCAGCTCAGAGAACAGCACACTAAC GAGATGCAAGCGcacattgaaaaaataaatgaaatggccACGGTGATGAGGAAAGCCATCGAGGTGGATGAAGGACGACTGTGTGAGGATGAGGAGAGAATAAAACGTCTGGAG CTGGAGAACAGCGGTCTACGAGAGCTGTTGGGAATAAGCCGCGAGGCGTTTCTGGTGCTGAAGAGGGACGACACGTCTGACAGCACGTCTCTGTCACCGCTGCTCACCAGCACAGATGTCAGTCTGAGGAAGAGCTAA